The DNA window AAAACGGCCAAAGCAAATGGCCTCACGACGAGCTACTTGCAAAATAGTATATAAAACAAAACGCCAGACCGGCTATGTGAACTGATCCTTGTCAAGTAGACAGGTAATTAAATTAAACATCATGGTATTAGGTTAATAGTGCTTGATTTCGATATTCAATCGGAGTCAGGCACTTTAATCTTTTTTGATATCTGCTCTCGTTGTAGAACTTTATGTAACTCCCGATCTTCT is part of the Andreesenia angusta genome and encodes:
- a CDS encoding IS3 family transposase; the protein is MGSYIKFYNESRYQKRLKCLTPIEYRNQALLT